The sequence below is a genomic window from Nocardia fluminea.
CGCCGAGGAGTACGCGCTGCTGCTGGCCGGCGAGGAGGTGCCGTTCGATCTGCGCGTGCGCGCCCGCCGCGACCAGGTGCGTTCGACCGGTCGCGTGATCGCCTCGATCGACAAGCTCTTCGAGTCCTCCGGTGCCACCGCCCTGGCCAACGGCACTCCGCTGCAGCGCTTCTGGCGTGACGCGCACGCCGGGCGAGTCCACGCGGCCAACGATCCCGAGCGCGCCTACGTCATGTACGGCACGCACGAGTTCGGTCTGCCCGTCACCGACGCCATGGTGTAGCCGATGACCCGGACCGCTGAACTGACCTACGCATCGACCTCACGCTTCGCGCAGGTCACCCCCGACCTGAAACTGCACTACCACGAAGCCGGAGTGGGCAACGCGACGACGATCGTGCTGCTGCACGGTGGTGGGCCCGGCGCCTCGGCGTGGTCGAACTTCGCCCGCAACATCCCGGTACTGGCCGAGCACTATCACGTGATCGCGCCCGATCAGCCGGGCTACGGCAAGTCCGACAAGCCGATCGACCACCCGCAGTACTTCGTGCACAGTTCGAACGCGCTGCTCGCGCTGCTCGATCACCTCGAGATCACCGACCGGGTGCACCTGCTCGGCAACTCCCTCGGCGGCGGCGCCTCGGTGCGGTTCGCGCTCGACCACCCCACCCGCGCGGGCAAACTCGTGCTGATGGGTCCGGGCGGACTGAGCACCAACCTGTTCGCGCCCGACCCCACCGAGGGCGTGAAGCTGCTCTCGCGGTTCACCTACGAACCGACCAGGGACAACCTGGAGAAGTTCCTGCGGATCATGGTCTTCGACCAGTCCCTGGTGACCGAAGAACTCATCGACGAGCGGTTCGCGCTCGCCAACACCCCCGAATCGCTGGCCGCGATGAAGGCGATGGGCAAATCCTTCGCCGGCGCCGACTTCGAGAAGGGCATGCTGTGGCGTGACGCGTACAAGCTGCGTCAGCCGGTGCTGTTGATCTGGGGTCGCGAAGATCGGGTGAACCCCCTCGACGGCGCACTCGTGGCCACCAAGGTGATCCCGCGAGTCCAGCTGCACGTGTTCGGTGGCTGCGGGCACTGGGCGCAGCTGGAGAAGTTCGACGAGTTCAACCGGCTCACGGTCGATTTCCTCGGGGAGAAGTCATGAGCATTCGCGCCCTCGGCTACATGCGCATCGAGGCCACCGACATGGCGGCCTGGCGCGAGTACGGCCTGAAGGTTCTCGGCATGATGGAGGGCACCGGGCTGAACCCCGACGCCCTCTACCTGCGCATGGACGATTTCGCCGCGCGCTTGGTGATCGTCCCCGGCGAGCAGGACCGGCTGCTGGTCTCGGGCTGGGAAGTCACCGACGCCCCCGGCCTGCAACAGCTGCGCGAGACCCTGGACAAAGCCGGGGTCGACTTCACCGAGGGCACCAAGGAAGAACTGGGTGAGCGTCGCGTCGAGGGCATGATCCGGTTCCAGGATCCGTCCGGCAACACCCTCGAGGCGTTCTACGGCGCGCAGTACCTGGGCCGGCGCTTCGTGAGCCCCTACGGCCACAAGTTCGTCACCGCCGAGCAGGGTCTGGGCCACGTGGTCCTCACCTGCACCGACGATGCGGCGGCGCAGGCGTTCTACCAGGACATCCTCGGTTTCCGGCTCCGCGACTCGATGCGGCTGCCGCCGCAGATGGTCGGCCGTCCCGCCGACGGCGACCCGGCCTGGCTGCGCTTCTACGGCTGCAACCCGCGCCACCACGCGCTGGCGTTCCTGCCGCTGCCGAATCCGACCGGCATCGTGCACCTCATGGTCGAGGTCGAGAACTCCGACGACGTCGGCCTCTGCCTCGACCGCGCCTACCGCAAGAAGGTGAAGATGTCGGCCACGCTCGGCCGGCACATCAACGACAAGATGCTGTCCTTCTACATGAAGACTCCCGGCGGATTCGACATCGAATTCGGCTGTGAAGGACTGGAAGTCGACGACCACGCCTGGGTCGCCCGCGAATCCACCGCGGTCAGCCTGTGGGGTCACGACTTCACCGTCGGATTCGAACAGCAATAGGAACGGCGGCGAAGGACATGACTGAACAGACACCGGCGATCGACGGCAGGCAGTTCCGCACCGTGCTGGGACAGTTCTGCACCGGCATCACCGTGATCACCGCGCTCGATCCGGCGGGTGAGCCCATCGGGTTCGCCTGCCAGTCCTTCGCCGCGCTCTCCCTCGACCCGCCGCTGGTGCTGTTCTGCCCCACCAAGGGGTCGCGGTCGTGGGCGGCGATCGAGGCGGCGGGCAGGTTCTGCGTGAACGTGCTCTCCGAGGAACAGCAGCCGGTGTGCGCGCGATTCGGGTCACGGGAAACCGACAAGTTCGCCGGGGTCTCCTGGCACACCTCCGAACTCGGGGTACCGGTGATCGACGAGTCGCTGGCCACCATCGAATGCACGGTCGACTCCGTCGTCGACGGCGGCGATCACTACATCGTCATCGGCCGCGTCCACGCGCTCTCGGAATCGGCCACCACCGGCGGTCGTCCGCTGCTGTTCTACCGCGGCCAGTACACCGGCATCGAGCCGGACAAGACCACCCCCGCCCCCTGGCGCGCGGACCTGGACCACTTCCTCACCACCACGAGCCTCGACACCTGGCTCTGAATCGACGAGGGCGCGGCCGGTCATCCGGCCGCGCCTTTTTTAAGTGCTCATTCGGTGAGCACTTTGCGGCGGATCATGGTTCTCATGACCATCGACTACATCACCTGCGCCGACGCGAACGCCTGGGAGTCGTGGCTCGCCGCCCATCACGACACCGCGGGTGAGGTCTGGGTGCGGATCGCGAAGAAGAACGCCCCGCAACCGTCGGTGACGATCACCGAAACCCTCGACGGCGCCCTGTGTTACGGCTGGATCGACAGCCACCGCCGCGGCCTCGACGCCCATCACTACCTGCAGCGCTACTCGCCCCGCCGAGCTCGCAGCCTCTGGTCGCAAGTCAACGTCGCCAAGGCCCAAGCCCTCATCGCCGCGGGCCGTATGCGGCCCGCCGGATACGCGGCCATCGAAGCGGCCGTCGCCGACGGCCGATGGGCAGGCGCGTACGAACCGCAACGCACCGCCGAACCACCCGCATCACCCAGGCGATCAGCGCCCTGACATCGGAATCATCAGGGTTCTTCGCTTTCGGCCGGTAGTGACGTGACGGCTCGGTGATCGGTGGTTCAGGTCAGGCGATTCGCAGGGCGACGTCGCTGAGGACGGGGGCGTCGTCTCGTTCGACCACGGTGACGACCGCGATCAGCTGATCGGCTTCGCGCCAGACCTTGGTGCGCAGGGTTTCGCCCGGGTAGAGGACGCCGGCGAACTTGGCGCGGAAACCGGCGACGCGGGTGGCGTCGCTGTCGAGCAGGGCGTCGGTGATCGCTTTGCAGACCGTGCCGTAGGTGGACAGTCCGTGCAGGATGGGGGCGGGGAAGCCTGCGCCACGGGCGAATTCGGGGTCCGAGTGCAGCGGGTTGCGGTCGCCGGAGAGGCGGTACAGCAGCGCCTGCTGCGGCATCGTGGGGGTGAGCAGCTCCGCGTCGGGGGCGCGATCGGGCAGTTCGGCGCGGGTGCTCGGGCCGCGCTCACCGCCGAAACCGCCTTCACCCTTGGCGAAGATGGAGGACCGCACGGTCCACAGCGGTTCACCGTCGGACCCGGTGACGGTGTGCTCCTGCACGATCACCGCGTTGGCGCCCTTGTCCCAGATCTCGGCGATCCGGCCGACCGAGACCGCCTTGCCGGTCGCGGGAATCGGCTTGTGCACCTCCACTTCCTGGTGCCCGTGCACGACCTTGGCCAGGTCGATCTCGATACCGGGGAAGCTCACGCGCGGCGGCTCGGTTTCGCCGAGCGTCGGTGCCACCGTGGCGAAGGTCGGCAGCACCTGGGGTGCGCGATCGTCGAGGTAGGCCAGCTCGGCCGGGTCGGTCGGACGCGCACCGGCGCCCAGACCCAGGTGATAGAGCTGCACGTCGGTGGGCGTCCAGCTGAACTCGCGGGCGGGCAGCGCCGCACCGAGCGCGGTCGCAAGATCGATAGGCATGGTTACTCCTGCGTGTCTGGAGGGCGGTCTGTGTTCGTTGGGTGCGTCACCGGCACCCGAGTCGGCTTCGCGCGACCGAGATTGTTGCCGTGCCACAGGTCGGCGGATGCGGCTGTGACCGCCGCCCCGGCCGTCGAGACGTCGAGCACCGCCAGGTAGCCGATGGTGATCGTCGGGCTGACGCTCACGCGCTCGCCCTCGTCGACTCGCTCGGCTCCCTGACGGCGATATCGAGCACCGCCAGGTAGCCGAGCGTGATCGTCGGGCTGACGCTCACGCGCTCGCCTTCGTCGACTCGGCCGACTTCTTCGCGACGATGTCGAGGACCGCCAGGTAGGCGAAGGTGATCGCGGGGCCGATGGTGGCGCCGGGGCCGGCGTAGGTGTGGCCCATCACCGGTGAGCTGGTGTTGCCCGCGGCGTAGAGGCCGTCGATGACGGAATCGTCCTCGCGCAGCACACGTCCGGCGGTATCGGTGACGAGGCCGCCCTTGGTGCCGAGGTCGCCGGGCACCATCTTCGCCGCGTAGAACGGGCCCTGCGACAGTTCGGCCAGGCACGGATTCGGCTTCACGGTGGGGTCGCCGTAGTAGCGGTCGTAGTGGCTGTTGCCGCGGCCGAAGTCCTCGTCCTTGCCCGCGGCGGCGAAGCCGTTGAAACGCTCGACCGTGGCGGTCAGGTTCTCGACGGGCACGCCGATGCGCTCGGCCAGCTCCTGGATCGTGTCGGCCTTGACGATGTAGTCGTTCTCCATCCAGCGCGACGGAAAGCGCTGTCCCGGTTGCAGTCCCGCGAAGATGTAGCGGTTGCGGTAGCGCTGGTCGAACACCAGCCAAGACGGCACGTTCTCGCCGGGGCCCGCGCCCTGACCGTACTCACCGCCGTACATGGTGTGCACCGCCTCGACGTAGGGGGCCGACTCGTTGCCGAACCGCTCGCCGCGGTCGTTGACCATGATGGTGCCGGGCAGGTTGCGCTCGGCCAGCGCGAACCAGGGCTTGCCGCCCTTGAAGATCGTCGGACCCCACCAGGCGTCCTCCATGAACCCGACCGTCGCACCCACTGCCATACCCGCGACGATGCCATCGCCGGTGTTGGCCGCGGCACCGGTTGTCCACTCAGTGGTTATCGGCTGCCGCTGGTACTTGGCCCGCATGTCGGCATTGTGCTCGAACCCGCCCGCGCCGAGCACCACGCCGTAGCGCGCGGTGAAGGTGACCGGTTCGCCGTCGGCGACGGCCTTGACACCGGTGACGCGCCCGTCGGTGACCACCAGTTCGGTGAGCGGGGTGTTGAGCAGCACCGGCACGCCGGCGTCGAGCAGGCCCTTGCGCATGGCGGCGATGATGGCCTGGCCCATGCCGAGCAGATGCTTACCGGTCCATTTGGCCAGGTAGGTGCGCGCGCCGACGCGCAGCGCCCGCATCATGCCCTTGGGGTGCCGGCGGATCAGGTTGAGCCGCACGAAGTCCGCCTGCATGACGACCACGTTCAGCGGCGCCTTGGCGTAGGGCGGTTCCAGATTCACCAGTTCCGCGCCGAGCACTTTGCCGTTGAACGGCGTCGGTTCGCACGACCGTCCCTGGCCGAGCCCGCCCGGAGCTTCGGGGTAGTAGTCGGAGTAGCCGGGCACCCACTTCATCTTCAGCGGGGTGTGGTCGAGGACGAAGTCGAACGCCTCGGCGCCGCGATCGAGGTAGGTGTCGATCTTCTCGGCGGGCACCACGTCGCCGATGATGCTGTGCAGGTAGGTGCGTGCGTCCTCGCGGTCGTCGGGCCTGCCGGAGGCGAGCAACGCCTTGTTGCCCGGAATCCAGACGCCACCGCCGGATCGGGCCGTCGACCCGCCGTAGTGGGCGGCCTTCTCGAGCAGCACAACGCTCAGTCCCTTGTGGGCCGCGGCGAGGGCGGCGGTCATCCCGGCGGCGCCGCTCCCGACGACCACGACATCGTATTCCCGATCACTCATGTAGAACACGTTATAGAAGCGCTCCGGAGTTTGACAGCCAAAAGTAGAACTTGTTCCAGCGAGCTTCACCGTTTGCCCTCTTCGAAGTGGAACGTGTTATAGAAATCACCGGTAGTCGCGTTGTAAGGTCAGGTGAACAGGTGACGTCGCCAGGCGAAACCAGTTACAGTTTTGACGTCTGGAACGTCCATCCGACCCATGCCGTGCTGCCAAGGAGGTCCGCGTGCTGCCTGACGCGGTACGAACTCAACTCGCCGACGAACTCGCCCGCGCCGAAGCCGACCGGGTCGCCGTGGCGCCCCTCGTCGACCGCTTCCCCGACATCGACGTGGTCGACGCCTACGAGATCCAGCTGCTCAACATCCAGCGCAGGCTGCGCGCCGGTGCGCGGGTCATCGGGCACAAGGTGGGGCTGTCGTCGAAGGCGATGCAGCAGATGATGGGCGTCGACGAGCCCGACTACGGTCACCTGCTCGCCGACATGGAAGTCTTCGAAGACGTCCCCGTCGACACCTCGAAGTTCCTGCTGCCCCGCGTCGAGGTCGAGGTCGGGTTCGTCCTCGGCGCCGACCTGCCCGGCGAGGACTGCACCGAAGCCGACGTCCTCGCCGCGACCGTCGCCTACGCACCCTCGATCGAACTCATCGACTCGCGCATCAAGGACTGGAAGATCGGCCTGACCGACACCATCTCCGACAATGCCTCCTCCGCTGGGTGGGTGCTCGGCAAGGAGCGCGTCGCACCCGGCGACATCGACATCAAGGGCATCGACGCGGTCCTGACCCGCAACGGCGAGGTCATCGCCGAGGGCCGCAGCGACGCGGTGCTCGGCGATCCGGTGATCGCGGTCGCCTGGCTGGCCCGCAAAGTCGCGAGCTTCGGCGTGCGGCTCAAGGCAGGCGACATCGTGTTGCCCGGTTCCTGCACCCGTGCCATCGACGCGCGCCCCGGTGACGACTTCCATGCCGAGTTCTCCGGGCTCGGTTCTGTCCGTCTGCGTTTCAGCTGAACTTCACTAGGAGAACACCGTGACCAGCAAAGTCACCGCCGCGATCGTGGGGTCCGGCAACATCAGCACCGACCTGCTCTACAAGCTGCTGCGCTCGGACAAGATCGAGCCGCGCTGGATGATCGGCATCGACCCGGATTCGGAGGGGCTGAAGCGGGCACGCGGGCTCGGTCTGGAAACCTCCGCCGAGGGTGCGGACTGGCTGCTCGCCCTCGACGAGAAGCCGGATCTGCTGTTCGAGGCCACTTCCGCCTACGTGCACCGCGCGTACGCGCCGAAGTACGAGGCCGCGGGCATTCGCGCCGTCGACCTCACCCCGGCCGCGGTCGGCCCGGCGGTGATCCCCGCGGTGAACCTGGATTCGCTGCGGGACGCGCCGAACGTCAACATGATCACCTGTGGTGGCCAGGCCACGATTCCCATGGTGGCGGCGGTGTCGCGGGTGGTGCCGGTGGCCTACGCCGAGATCGTGGCGTCGGTGGCGTCGGTCTCGGCCGGTCCTGGCACTCGCGCGAATATCGACGAGTTCACCAAGACCACATCCAAGGGTGTCGAGACCATCGGCGGCGCGCAGCGCGGCAAGGCCATCATCATCATGAACCCGGCGGAGCCGCCGATGATCATGCGCGACACAATCTTCTGCGCCATCCCCGAGGACGCTGATCGGGATGCCATCGCCGAGAGCATCTTCGCCATGGAGAAGTCGATCCAGCAGTATGTGCCCGGCTACCGGCTGCTCAACGATCCGCAGTTCGACGAGCCGTCGGTGATCTCGGGCGGCATGGCGAAGGTGTCGATCTTCGTCGAGGTCGAGGGCGCGGGCGACTTCCTGCCGCCCTACGCGGGCAACCTCGACATCATGACCGCCGCCGCCACCCGCGTGGGTGACGTGCTGGCCGACCAGATCATCTCGGCTCGGGTGTAAGGAGTTTCGATCATGAGCAATATCCTCAAGCCCTTCTCGGGCGAACTCGATGTGCGGGTCACCGACACCTCGCTGCGCGACGGATCGCACCACAAGCGGCACCAGTTCACCGTGTCCGAGGTGCGCGATATCGTTACCGCCCTCGATGCTTCGGGCGTCCCGGTGATCGAGGTGACCCACGGTGACGGTCTCGGCGGTTCCTCGTTCAACTACGGTTTCTCGAAAACCCCTGAGCAGGAGCTGATCAAGGCCGCCGCCGAGTCGGCGAAGCAGGCCAAGATCGCCTTCCTGATGCTGCCGGGCGTCGGCGTGAAGGAAGACATCAAGATCTCCCAGGACAACGGCGCGTCCATCTGCCGCATCGCCACCCACTGCACCGAGGCCGACGTCTCGATCCAGCACTTCGGTCTCGCGCGCGAACTCGGCCTCGAGACCGTCGGCTTCCTCATGATGGCCCACTCCACCACGCCGGAGAAGCTGGCCGGGCAGGCCCGCATCATGGCCGACGCGGGCTGCCAGTGCGTCTATGTCGTCGATTCCGCGGGCGCCCTGGTGCTCGAGCAGGTCTCCGACCGTGTCTCGGCCCTGGTGGCCGAACTCGGCGACGACGCCCAGGTCGGCTTCCACGGCCACGAGAACCTCGGTCTCGCCGTGGCGAACTCGGTCTACGCCGTGCGCGCGGGCGCCACCCAGATCGACGGCTCGGCACGCCGTTTCGGCGCGGGCGCGGGCAACCTGCCGGTCGAAGCCTTCATCGGCGTGTGCGACAAGCTCGGTATCAAGACCGGCGTCGACTTCTTCGCCGTCACCGACGCCGCCGAGGACGTGGTCCGCCCGGCCATGCCGTCGGAATGCCTGCTCGACCGCCAAGCCCTGATGATGGGCTACGCGGGCGTGTACTCGAGCTTCCTGCGCCACGCCGAACGCCAAGCCGAACGCTACGGCGTCTCCGCCGCCGAGATGCTCGTCCGCGCGGGCAAGCGCAAACTCGTCGGCGGCCAGGAAGACCAGCTCATCGACATCGCCCTGGAACTCCAGCGCGAAGCCTCCGTCACCGCCTGACCGGACCCTCTGAACGGCGCGACCCGGCACCCCCGGGTCGCGCCGTTCAGCGTTCGCGACACCCCCGACGCACCGTCCTGACACCCGAATCGCGCCATGCCGCGTTCGGTGTCAGCGAGGTGGATCAACGTTCTTCACCGGGTGCGCGCAGCGGCGGCGAGATAGTCGTCACCGCCGACGAAGTAGGTGTGGCCGTCGGCGGCTGCTTCGGTGCCCGCTCGAACGATCACGCGCGCAAAGTCCTCGACGGTGGGCAGTGGGCCTGCCGCGCGGCGGGCTTCGACGCTGTCGGGGTCGCGCCGTTCCAGTAGGCGGACGATGATCGTGCCGTCGATCATGTCACCGGACACCACCGCGAAACCGACTCCACACGACCGGAATTCGGGTATCAGCGCTCGTAGCGCGTCCTCGCCCGCCCGCTTGCTCCGCGCGATCGGCGTGTAACCCGTTGGCACGTCGCCGTTCTCGTGGATGAAGTGGGCCTGATGGCTGGTGACGAAGACGATTCGGCCACCCTCCGGCATCAGCGGCAGCATCGCCGTGGCCAGCTTCACCTGCGCATCCCGGTTGAGCCGCAGCGCGTACCCCGGATCGGCATCTCGCTCGAGGCCGCCGGATGCGTTGAGCACCAGGGCATCCAGCCGCCCGAAAGTTCGGCTGATCTCCTGGACCATCGTCTCGACAGCCGCCGGATCGGAGACATCGGCGCCGAGCACCGAGGCGCTGCCGCCGGAAGCCACGATCGCGTCCACGACATCTCGAGCCCGTTTGCGCTTCTCGCGGAAGTTCACGACGACATGTGCCCCCGACGCACCGAACTGCGCCGCCGCCTCCGCACCGATCCCCCGCGAGGCCCCGGTGACCAGCACGATCCGCTGGTCCTCGCGCACTGTCGAATCCATCGTCGATCTCCTCGTCCATCCCCGACCGGCCGCCATGCTTCTGATTCAGAAGCAACTATCGTGCTTCTGAATGAGAAGCGCAACCGGCGACGAACCCTCGCAAGCGATCCTGGCCTCGATCGACCTACTCGGCCAGCGCTGGATGCTGCGCGTCGTCTGGGAACTCGAACCGGGCCCCCTCGGGTTCCTCGACCTGCGCCGGCGCATGGGCAACTGCTCGTCGAGCATGCTGTCGGACCGTCTCCAGCAGCTCCAGTCCGCGGCACTGATCCGCAAGAACGGCCCGCGCGGCGCGTACGAGCTCACCACCGAGGGCGCGCTCCTCGCCGAAGCCCTCCAGCCCCTCTGGGACTGGTCCGAGAACCGGACCCCCACCGGCGACGGCAACGGGCGAATTCCCTGGCGGCCCGACCGCTAGCCCGCCGGCCACCGGAATTTCGCTGGACAGGGGCGATATAACTGGCTGATGAGCGAAGAGGCGGCACTGTTCTGTGACACCGGTATGGCCGGTCGGATCGAGCGGATGGAGACCGAGGCCATTGCCGGTGCGGTGCGCACCGGGCTCCGGAGTGCGACCTCGGCACCGGGCGGGTTCGTACACGAGATCGCCGGTGGCGCGGCGTGTTTCGCCGGCCCGAACTCCCCGCTGAACAAGGTGGTGGGCGTCGGCGTCGCCGGGGTGCCTTCGTCGGCACGGTGGGAGGCGGTCGAGCGGGCTTACGCCGAGGTGGGGGCACCGGTGCAGGTCGAGTTGGCCCATCTCGCCGATCCGCGGATCGGCGCCGAACTGACCGCGCGTGGGTACCGGCTGACCTCGTTCGAGAACGTGCTCGGCGTACGTCTACACGGCCGTACGTGGCCGGTTCCGCATTCGGTGCAGGTGCGTCGCGACGACGGAGACGACGTGGACACCTGGCTCGACACCGTCGTCGACGGCTTCGCCACCCCCGACGACGGCCTACCCCCGGGCGAGGAGTTCCCTCGCGACATCCTCGCCACCGTGATCCGGGACCTCGCCGCCACCGACGGCACTCACCGATACCTGGCCTATCGCGCGGGCAGTCCCGCCGGCGGCGCCAGCGTTCGCATGACCGGCGGCATCGCCGCACTCGCCGGGGCGGCGACTCTTCCCGAGCACCGCAGGCAAGGCGTCCAGACAGCGCTGCTCGCCACCCGGCTCAACGCGGCGTCCGCGGCCGGGTGCGACCTCGCCGTCGTCACCACCCAGCCCGGATCGCCATCCCAGAAGAACTCCCAGTCCCAAGGCTTCACCCTGCTGTACACCCGCGCGGTACTGGTCAAAGACCCCGCC
It includes:
- the hsaD gene encoding 4,5:9,10-diseco-3-hydroxy-5,9,17-trioxoandrosta-1(10),2-diene-4-oate hydrolase, whose product is MTRTAELTYASTSRFAQVTPDLKLHYHEAGVGNATTIVLLHGGGPGASAWSNFARNIPVLAEHYHVIAPDQPGYGKSDKPIDHPQYFVHSSNALLALLDHLEITDRVHLLGNSLGGGASVRFALDHPTRAGKLVLMGPGGLSTNLFAPDPTEGVKLLSRFTYEPTRDNLEKFLRIMVFDQSLVTEELIDERFALANTPESLAAMKAMGKSFAGADFEKGMLWRDAYKLRQPVLLIWGREDRVNPLDGALVATKVIPRVQLHVFGGCGHWAQLEKFDEFNRLTVDFLGEKS
- the dmpG gene encoding 4-hydroxy-2-oxovalerate aldolase, whose protein sequence is MSNILKPFSGELDVRVTDTSLRDGSHHKRHQFTVSEVRDIVTALDASGVPVIEVTHGDGLGGSSFNYGFSKTPEQELIKAAAESAKQAKIAFLMLPGVGVKEDIKISQDNGASICRIATHCTEADVSIQHFGLARELGLETVGFLMMAHSTTPEKLAGQARIMADAGCQCVYVVDSAGALVLEQVSDRVSALVAELGDDAQVGFHGHENLGLAVANSVYAVRAGATQIDGSARRFGAGAGNLPVEAFIGVCDKLGIKTGVDFFAVTDAAEDVVRPAMPSECLLDRQALMMGYAGVYSSFLRHAERQAERYGVSAAEMLVRAGKRKLVGGQEDQLIDIALELQREASVTA
- a CDS encoding GNAT family N-acetyltransferase, producing MFCDTGMAGRIERMETEAIAGAVRTGLRSATSAPGGFVHEIAGGAACFAGPNSPLNKVVGVGVAGVPSSARWEAVERAYAEVGAPVQVELAHLADPRIGAELTARGYRLTSFENVLGVRLHGRTWPVPHSVQVRRDDGDDVDTWLDTVVDGFATPDDGLPPGEEFPRDILATVIRDLAATDGTHRYLAYRAGSPAGGASVRMTGGIAALAGAATLPEHRRQGVQTALLATRLNAASAAGCDLAVVTTQPGSPSQKNSQSQGFTLLYTRAVLVKDPA
- a CDS encoding acetaldehyde dehydrogenase (acetylating) — protein: MTSKVTAAIVGSGNISTDLLYKLLRSDKIEPRWMIGIDPDSEGLKRARGLGLETSAEGADWLLALDEKPDLLFEATSAYVHRAYAPKYEAAGIRAVDLTPAAVGPAVIPAVNLDSLRDAPNVNMITCGGQATIPMVAAVSRVVPVAYAEIVASVASVSAGPGTRANIDEFTKTTSKGVETIGGAQRGKAIIIMNPAEPPMIMRDTIFCAIPEDADRDAIAESIFAMEKSIQQYVPGYRLLNDPQFDEPSVISGGMAKVSIFVEVEGAGDFLPPYAGNLDIMTAAATRVGDVLADQIISARV
- a CDS encoding SDR family oxidoreductase produces the protein MDSTVREDQRIVLVTGASRGIGAEAAAQFGASGAHVVVNFREKRKRARDVVDAIVASGGSASVLGADVSDPAAVETMVQEISRTFGRLDALVLNASGGLERDADPGYALRLNRDAQVKLATAMLPLMPEGGRIVFVTSHQAHFIHENGDVPTGYTPIARSKRAGEDALRALIPEFRSCGVGFAVVSGDMIDGTIIVRLLERRDPDSVEARRAAGPLPTVEDFARVIVRAGTEAAADGHTYFVGGDDYLAAAARTR
- a CDS encoding winged helix-turn-helix transcriptional regulator, which translates into the protein MRSATGDEPSQAILASIDLLGQRWMLRVVWELEPGPLGFLDLRRRMGNCSSSMLSDRLQQLQSAALIRKNGPRGAYELTTEGALLAEALQPLWDWSENRTPTGDGNGRIPWRPDR
- a CDS encoding MaoC/PaaZ C-terminal domain-containing protein; protein product: MPIDLATALGAALPAREFSWTPTDVQLYHLGLGAGARPTDPAELAYLDDRAPQVLPTFATVAPTLGETEPPRVSFPGIEIDLAKVVHGHQEVEVHKPIPATGKAVSVGRIAEIWDKGANAVIVQEHTVTGSDGEPLWTVRSSIFAKGEGGFGGERGPSTRAELPDRAPDAELLTPTMPQQALLYRLSGDRNPLHSDPEFARGAGFPAPILHGLSTYGTVCKAITDALLDSDATRVAGFRAKFAGVLYPGETLRTKVWREADQLIAVVTVVERDDAPVLSDVALRIA
- the hsaB gene encoding 3-hydroxy-9,10-secoandrosta-1,3,5(10)-triene-9,17-dione monooxygenase reductase subunit: MTEQTPAIDGRQFRTVLGQFCTGITVITALDPAGEPIGFACQSFAALSLDPPLVLFCPTKGSRSWAAIEAAGRFCVNVLSEEQQPVCARFGSRETDKFAGVSWHTSELGVPVIDESLATIECTVDSVVDGGDHYIVIGRVHALSESATTGGRPLLFYRGQYTGIEPDKTTPAPWRADLDHFLTTTSLDTWL
- a CDS encoding YdeI/OmpD-associated family protein — its product is MTIDYITCADANAWESWLAAHHDTAGEVWVRIAKKNAPQPSVTITETLDGALCYGWIDSHRRGLDAHHYLQRYSPRRARSLWSQVNVAKAQALIAAGRMRPAGYAAIEAAVADGRWAGAYEPQRTAEPPASPRRSAP
- the hsaC gene encoding iron-dependent extradiol dioxygenase HsaC, encoding MSIRALGYMRIEATDMAAWREYGLKVLGMMEGTGLNPDALYLRMDDFAARLVIVPGEQDRLLVSGWEVTDAPGLQQLRETLDKAGVDFTEGTKEELGERRVEGMIRFQDPSGNTLEAFYGAQYLGRRFVSPYGHKFVTAEQGLGHVVLTCTDDAAAQAFYQDILGFRLRDSMRLPPQMVGRPADGDPAWLRFYGCNPRHHALAFLPLPNPTGIVHLMVEVENSDDVGLCLDRAYRKKVKMSATLGRHINDKMLSFYMKTPGGFDIEFGCEGLEVDDHAWVARESTAVSLWGHDFTVGFEQQ
- the kstD gene encoding 3-oxosteroid 1-dehydrogenase, translated to MFYMSDREYDVVVVGSGAAGMTAALAAAHKGLSVVLLEKAAHYGGSTARSGGGVWIPGNKALLASGRPDDREDARTYLHSIIGDVVPAEKIDTYLDRGAEAFDFVLDHTPLKMKWVPGYSDYYPEAPGGLGQGRSCEPTPFNGKVLGAELVNLEPPYAKAPLNVVVMQADFVRLNLIRRHPKGMMRALRVGARTYLAKWTGKHLLGMGQAIIAAMRKGLLDAGVPVLLNTPLTELVVTDGRVTGVKAVADGEPVTFTARYGVVLGAGGFEHNADMRAKYQRQPITTEWTTGAAANTGDGIVAGMAVGATVGFMEDAWWGPTIFKGGKPWFALAERNLPGTIMVNDRGERFGNESAPYVEAVHTMYGGEYGQGAGPGENVPSWLVFDQRYRNRYIFAGLQPGQRFPSRWMENDYIVKADTIQELAERIGVPVENLTATVERFNGFAAAGKDEDFGRGNSHYDRYYGDPTVKPNPCLAELSQGPFYAAKMVPGDLGTKGGLVTDTAGRVLREDDSVIDGLYAAGNTSSPVMGHTYAGPGATIGPAITFAYLAVLDIVAKKSAESTKASA
- a CDS encoding 2-keto-4-pentenoate hydratase, giving the protein MLPDAVRTQLADELARAEADRVAVAPLVDRFPDIDVVDAYEIQLLNIQRRLRAGARVIGHKVGLSSKAMQQMMGVDEPDYGHLLADMEVFEDVPVDTSKFLLPRVEVEVGFVLGADLPGEDCTEADVLAATVAYAPSIELIDSRIKDWKIGLTDTISDNASSAGWVLGKERVAPGDIDIKGIDAVLTRNGEVIAEGRSDAVLGDPVIAVAWLARKVASFGVRLKAGDIVLPGSCTRAIDARPGDDFHAEFSGLGSVRLRFS